Proteins co-encoded in one Nonlabens agnitus genomic window:
- a CDS encoding shikimate dehydrogenase family protein, which yields METKQIPRSIFGLIGARLDYSFSRAYFGEKFEKLKLSDHEYRNFELSSEEELVRFRESVLYDQQHQTTNGKNEILRGLNVTIPYKQSMLKIVDHVHEDAAAIGAINTVVIEDNVWTGHNTDAYGFGKSLEPFLPIKGNALILGTGGASKAIAYTLEALQIPYLKVSRNPQDDFTIGYASLNQDVMQQVRLIVNTTPVGTHPNIDQCPAIPYEHLTSDHVLYDLVYNPSLTLFMKKGQQHGAKVTNGHQMLVNQAEKSWELWNK from the coding sequence ATGGAAACAAAGCAAATCCCGCGTAGCATTTTTGGACTCATAGGCGCACGCCTGGACTACAGTTTTTCGAGAGCCTATTTTGGTGAAAAATTCGAAAAGTTGAAGTTGAGCGATCACGAGTACCGCAATTTTGAATTGAGCAGTGAGGAAGAATTAGTTCGCTTTCGCGAAAGCGTACTCTACGACCAGCAACATCAAACCACTAATGGCAAAAACGAGATCTTACGAGGCCTCAATGTTACCATTCCCTATAAACAAAGCATGCTCAAGATTGTGGATCATGTCCACGAAGATGCGGCTGCCATAGGCGCCATAAATACGGTGGTTATTGAGGATAACGTCTGGACGGGCCATAATACAGATGCCTACGGTTTTGGGAAGTCTTTGGAACCTTTTCTTCCCATCAAGGGAAATGCTCTGATACTGGGTACTGGCGGCGCTTCAAAAGCTATCGCCTATACTCTGGAAGCTTTGCAGATCCCATATCTTAAAGTAAGTAGGAATCCGCAGGATGATTTTACCATAGGCTATGCATCACTCAATCAAGATGTGATGCAACAGGTACGACTCATAGTCAATACCACACCTGTAGGAACTCACCCTAATATTGACCAGTGTCCAGCAATTCCCTATGAGCATCTTACCAGCGATCATGTACTTTACGATCTGGTCTACAATCCCAGCTTGACCTTATTTATGAAAAAGGGACAACAGCATGGCGCCAAAGTCACCAACGGCCATCAAATGCTGGTAAATCAAGCCGAAAAATCTTGGGAACTCTGGAATAAGTGA
- a CDS encoding BadF/BadG/BcrA/BcrD ATPase family protein codes for MILLTDSGSTKCDWIALSDDGEQLFKARTRGMNPAILSVEDLQQRLEESEELVNHRDEVTEVFFYGAGCGTEKPRTALRSLLCSYFTNAEVMVKEDTAAAVYAAVGDEPGVVCILGTGSNCCYSDGEKLHQRVVSLGYTLMDEASGNWYGKELIRDYYFKNMPDNLRVQFAENYDMSDDHIKYNLYKQPNPNAYLASHAEFIFQHLDESYIKKLLRRGLRKFSRNMILQFHEEIKSCQVHFVGSIAHFAKGRIQQVAEEFDYEVGNIVRRPIDGLVEYHRSKLNS; via the coding sequence ATGATTTTATTAACTGACAGTGGATCAACTAAGTGCGACTGGATTGCTTTATCTGACGATGGAGAGCAATTATTCAAAGCTCGCACACGTGGTATGAATCCTGCAATTTTATCTGTTGAAGATCTACAGCAACGCCTTGAAGAAAGTGAAGAGCTAGTGAATCATCGTGATGAAGTCACAGAAGTTTTTTTCTACGGTGCAGGCTGTGGAACCGAAAAACCAAGAACAGCTCTGAGGTCTTTGTTGTGCAGTTATTTCACTAATGCAGAGGTAATGGTGAAGGAAGATACAGCGGCAGCGGTTTATGCAGCAGTAGGAGATGAGCCTGGAGTGGTCTGTATCCTAGGTACAGGGTCTAATTGCTGTTATTCTGATGGTGAGAAATTACATCAACGAGTGGTGTCACTGGGCTACACACTTATGGATGAGGCTAGTGGTAATTGGTATGGAAAGGAATTGATAAGAGATTATTATTTCAAAAACATGCCAGACAATTTACGTGTGCAGTTCGCAGAGAATTATGATATGAGTGATGACCATATTAAATACAACCTCTACAAACAACCCAATCCCAACGCTTACCTTGCGAGTCATGCCGAATTTATTTTTCAGCATCTGGATGAAAGTTACATCAAGAAATTGTTGAGACGTGGTTTACGCAAGTTTTCAAGGAATATGATATTGCAGTTTCATGAAGAAATAAAATCCTGTCAAGTTCACTTTGTGGGTAGTATAGCCCATTTTGCTAAAGGACGCATCCAACAAGTAGCTGAAGAATTTGATTATGAAGTAGGTAACATCGTGAGACGTCCCATTGATGGTCTTGTAGAATACCATCGCAGCAAACTTAACAGTTAG
- a CDS encoding CIA30 family protein: protein MNYIKPEVILFGAQNQNITWHAFSDQVVGGLSKGDIIFHEDFLEFKGSLKPTLDRGWAGLRSKKEEHDLSDYKFIEIKIKTDGQPYHFQLEHNPAWQEDKLSVEIDIVANQWKVMHLEMADFKIYNTHKEYISRKPKLEHYLSEIQRYNILASHRKTTDFNFQIEYIRFH, encoded by the coding sequence ATGAATTATATCAAACCTGAAGTCATCTTATTTGGTGCTCAAAACCAAAATATTACTTGGCATGCTTTTTCAGATCAAGTAGTAGGTGGACTCTCTAAAGGTGACATTATCTTTCATGAAGATTTTTTGGAATTTAAAGGATCTCTAAAGCCTACGTTAGATCGTGGTTGGGCTGGATTGCGCTCCAAAAAAGAAGAGCACGACCTAAGTGACTATAAGTTCATTGAGATCAAGATAAAAACAGATGGTCAACCCTATCACTTTCAGTTAGAGCATAATCCTGCATGGCAAGAAGATAAATTGAGTGTAGAAATTGATATTGTTGCCAACCAATGGAAGGTGATGCATCTAGAAATGGCTGATTTCAAAATTTACAATACCCATAAAGAATATATAAGCCGTAAACCTAAGTTAGAGCATTACCTGAGTGAGATACAACGATACAATATTCTAGCAAGTCACAGAAAAACTACCGATTTCAATTTTCAAATTGAATATATCAGGTTTCACTAA
- a CDS encoding DUF349 domain-containing protein — MDTNDNLPKNADGKTKKPTNEQLEDNTHEEAIIKESETTRTEEHIEVEKESDEKVKEGTNRQTSKENEEDDAHEEAIIEEKKKVETTVDTFVDADDEDDEDDEESEDDNDSDDPTSQNKSPDQKDYSVMSIALLTKELRNLMQEYPINKIKEPVKQLEKAFEQKDKEIQAEQKEAFEKGQKQLPEEERTADFHYDNKESKEFKDLHALYRKQRGEFQREVRKQKEQNLEKRRAIIEGIKNLIDEEENIGTTFKKFNQLQDEWKNTGSIPHDAYNIIWEDYRLHVQNFYDYISLSKELRDKDFERNLEFHKKIIARAQELADEPDVHKALRELQELHRMWKEDTGPVAKEMRDPIWEEFKAASDVIHDRRQAYYEERDKQAATNQTIKENIIAELHKIVERGGDSHKAWQDSLQEVNALRELFTSTGGAPKKVNNELWNQFRNVTREFNKVKNDYYKGLKKEQQDNLDKKMELVKIAEEHAEAGNFHESLDTMKRIQAEWKTIGHVPRKDSDKIWKRFQKACNSFFDQKNAQRKAESKEEVANYEAKLKVYDKIKELLPQDDQEAMKAQVEALMEEWSAIGRVPHSKRQLQDKFEKLVKAKFIAAGMTAVDAEMLKYNNKLDSLKEGDERDFKNERFYLRKRRDEIQDEMRQLENNLQFINAKDDKNPFLVQQRKNIAALQKELDVIKEKQKQLNILQRQLERENEDETEEDSGTENED; from the coding sequence ATGGACACGAACGATAACCTGCCCAAAAACGCAGACGGAAAAACCAAAAAACCTACTAACGAGCAGTTAGAGGACAACACGCACGAGGAAGCGATCATCAAAGAATCTGAAACCACCAGAACCGAGGAACACATCGAGGTAGAAAAAGAATCTGATGAGAAAGTGAAAGAAGGAACCAACCGTCAAACTTCAAAAGAAAATGAGGAAGATGACGCCCATGAAGAAGCCATCATTGAAGAAAAGAAAAAAGTAGAAACCACGGTAGACACTTTTGTCGATGCAGATGACGAAGATGATGAGGATGATGAGGAATCTGAGGATGATAATGACAGCGATGACCCGACATCCCAAAACAAATCTCCAGATCAAAAGGATTACAGTGTCATGTCTATTGCGCTTTTAACAAAGGAGTTGCGCAATTTGATGCAGGAATATCCCATCAATAAGATCAAAGAACCGGTAAAACAACTGGAAAAAGCCTTTGAACAAAAGGATAAGGAAATTCAAGCCGAACAGAAGGAAGCTTTTGAAAAAGGCCAAAAACAATTACCTGAAGAAGAGCGCACGGCAGACTTTCATTATGATAACAAGGAAAGTAAGGAATTCAAAGACCTACATGCTCTTTACCGCAAACAACGTGGAGAATTCCAACGTGAAGTAAGAAAACAAAAGGAACAAAATCTTGAAAAGAGACGTGCTATTATTGAAGGCATCAAAAACCTTATTGACGAAGAAGAAAACATAGGTACGACTTTCAAGAAATTCAACCAGCTACAGGACGAGTGGAAGAATACGGGAAGCATACCACACGATGCTTACAACATCATTTGGGAAGATTATCGCCTGCATGTCCAGAATTTCTATGATTACATCTCCTTAAGTAAGGAACTAAGAGATAAGGATTTTGAACGCAATCTTGAATTTCATAAAAAGATTATCGCTAGAGCCCAAGAGCTAGCTGATGAGCCAGATGTCCACAAAGCACTGCGGGAATTACAGGAACTGCACCGTATGTGGAAGGAAGACACTGGTCCTGTTGCAAAGGAAATGAGAGATCCTATCTGGGAAGAGTTCAAAGCAGCATCAGATGTGATTCATGATCGCAGACAAGCGTATTATGAAGAACGCGACAAGCAAGCTGCCACCAATCAAACCATTAAGGAAAATATCATTGCAGAGCTTCATAAAATAGTTGAGCGCGGCGGCGATAGTCATAAAGCCTGGCAAGACAGTTTACAGGAAGTTAATGCCTTACGTGAGCTTTTTACATCTACTGGTGGTGCGCCTAAAAAAGTAAATAATGAGCTTTGGAATCAATTCCGCAATGTGACGCGTGAATTTAACAAGGTGAAAAATGATTATTACAAAGGCTTGAAAAAAGAGCAACAGGATAATCTTGACAAGAAAATGGAACTGGTCAAGATTGCCGAAGAACATGCAGAAGCTGGTAATTTTCACGAGTCACTGGATACCATGAAGCGCATTCAAGCAGAATGGAAAACTATTGGCCACGTACCTCGCAAAGACAGTGATAAAATCTGGAAACGATTCCAAAAAGCGTGTAATTCATTTTTTGATCAGAAAAACGCTCAGCGCAAAGCCGAAAGCAAAGAAGAAGTGGCAAATTATGAGGCTAAGTTGAAGGTCTATGATAAGATCAAAGAACTTTTACCACAAGATGATCAGGAAGCCATGAAGGCACAGGTAGAGGCTTTAATGGAAGAATGGTCTGCCATAGGTAGAGTACCGCATTCTAAGCGCCAATTGCAAGATAAATTTGAAAAGCTTGTAAAAGCTAAATTCATTGCTGCAGGTATGACCGCCGTGGATGCAGAGATGCTGAAGTACAACAACAAGTTGGACAGCCTAAAAGAAGGTGATGAACGTGACTTCAAGAACGAGCGTTTCTACTTAAGAAAACGTCGAGATGAGATTCAAGATGAAATGCGACAGCTAGAAAATAATCTGCAATTCATTAATGCCAAAGATGATAAGAATCCATTTCTCGTGCAGCAGCGTAAGAACATTGCCGCACTACAGAAAGAATTGGATGTGATTAAAGAAAAACAAAAGCAGTTAAATATTCTACAACGACAGTTAGAACGTGAGAATGAAGATGAAACAGAGGAAGATTCTGGAACTGAAAATGAGGATTAG
- a CDS encoding DUF368 domain-containing protein has translation MRQPTRNLSDKFFLVLKGIAMGTANKVPGVSGGIVAYVAGFYEEFIYSFQKLNLKALKLLAAGRLRSFMYYINGRFLGLLILGELISYFTVSLGFDVLISYYPILVWAAFFGMILGSIYYLTRSYEDWTSRKVIFLMAGALVGIATSLLDPATQNTNLLFVFFCGMVSISGMTLPGLSGSYLLILFGNYVLLMVDSVNAFLNAVVLTLQGDVSWWYDPMQTELLLILTVFVAGSLAGLISFSHLLGWTFKHYRDETNATIIGFITGSLGVVWPWKREIFKLSETGIALLDNNGNRIVENYQRYWPSITSGHTWLAILMIAVGFAIVYLLDHYGNKANPA, from the coding sequence GTGCGTCAACCTACTCGTAACCTTAGCGATAAATTTTTTCTGGTACTTAAAGGTATCGCCATGGGAACCGCAAATAAAGTTCCTGGCGTTAGTGGTGGTATTGTCGCCTATGTCGCCGGTTTTTATGAAGAGTTCATCTATTCGTTCCAAAAACTCAACCTCAAGGCACTAAAGCTTTTGGCTGCTGGTAGGTTGCGCAGTTTTATGTACTACATCAATGGTAGGTTTCTGGGGTTACTGATACTGGGTGAACTCATTAGCTATTTTACCGTGAGTCTGGGTTTTGACGTCCTTATTTCCTACTATCCTATTTTGGTCTGGGCAGCATTCTTTGGAATGATTCTAGGTTCTATCTATTATCTCACGCGCAGCTATGAAGACTGGACCAGTAGAAAAGTCATATTTCTAATGGCCGGTGCGCTGGTTGGAATCGCTACGTCCCTACTCGATCCAGCCACTCAAAACACCAATCTATTATTTGTATTCTTTTGCGGGATGGTTAGCATCTCAGGAATGACGCTACCAGGTTTGAGCGGTAGCTATTTATTGATTCTATTTGGCAATTACGTCTTGTTGATGGTCGATAGTGTGAATGCCTTTCTAAACGCGGTGGTGTTGACCTTGCAAGGAGACGTTAGTTGGTGGTATGATCCCATGCAAACAGAGCTGCTACTTATTCTTACCGTTTTTGTCGCAGGCTCTTTGGCTGGTTTAATCAGTTTTTCCCACTTGTTGGGCTGGACATTCAAACATTATAGAGACGAGACCAATGCCACCATCATAGGTTTCATAACCGGATCATTGGGCGTGGTCTGGCCTTGGAAACGTGAGATTTTTAAGCTTAGCGAGACAGGAATTGCATTATTGGACAACAACGGCAACAGGATCGTAGAAAATTACCAGCGATACTGGCCATCGATTACCAGCGGCCACACGTGGCTTGCCATACTTATGATTGCCGTTGGTTTTGCCATCGTATATTTACTGGATCATTATGGAAACAAAGCAAATCCCGCGTAG
- the gap gene encoding type I glyceraldehyde-3-phosphate dehydrogenase: MSKKLRLGINGFGRIGRIVFRATLERDNVEVVAINDLVDIDQLAYLLEYDSVHGRYGGTIEIKDGNLIIDGVQVRVTAERDPKNLKWDEVDVDVVADCTGIFTDLDTAQAHIDAGAKKVVISAPSKTAPMFVMGVNDDQLTADQTIVSNASCTTNCLAPMAKILNDNFGIKEALMTTIHATTATQTTVDGPSKKDFRSGRSSLVNIIPASTGAAVAVTKVIPSLKGKLTGMAFRVPTVDVSVVDLTVKLEKETSLDEIHAAFEKASKGDMKGVVGYTDEPVVSQDFVSDARTSIYDAGAAIELNPSFYKLVSWYDNEFGYSNKLVDLAEKVNSL; this comes from the coding sequence ATGAGTAAGAAATTAAGATTAGGAATCAATGGATTCGGCCGTATAGGACGTATAGTATTTAGAGCAACATTAGAACGTGATAATGTAGAAGTGGTTGCTATTAATGATCTTGTAGACATTGATCAACTCGCATATTTATTGGAATACGATTCTGTTCATGGCCGTTACGGTGGTACCATTGAAATAAAAGATGGGAATCTCATTATTGATGGTGTTCAAGTGCGTGTAACTGCAGAGCGTGATCCAAAGAACTTGAAGTGGGATGAGGTAGATGTAGATGTAGTTGCTGACTGTACAGGAATCTTCACAGATCTTGATACTGCACAGGCTCACATTGATGCTGGTGCCAAAAAAGTAGTGATTTCTGCACCATCTAAAACAGCTCCTATGTTTGTAATGGGTGTTAATGATGATCAATTGACTGCAGATCAAACTATTGTTTCCAACGCCTCATGTACGACCAACTGTCTTGCACCAATGGCAAAAATCCTTAATGACAATTTTGGAATCAAGGAAGCATTGATGACTACGATACATGCAACCACAGCCACTCAAACTACTGTGGATGGACCTAGCAAGAAAGACTTTAGATCTGGACGTAGTTCCTTAGTAAACATTATTCCAGCTTCTACTGGTGCAGCTGTTGCGGTGACTAAAGTAATTCCTTCATTGAAAGGTAAATTGACTGGTATGGCATTCCGTGTTCCTACAGTTGATGTATCAGTTGTGGACTTAACAGTTAAACTGGAAAAGGAAACTAGCCTTGATGAAATCCACGCGGCTTTTGAAAAAGCATCTAAAGGAGATATGAAAGGAGTAGTAGGTTATACTGATGAGCCTGTCGTTTCTCAGGATTTTGTGAGCGATGCTAGAACAAGTATCTATGACGCTGGAGCGGCTATCGAATTGAACCCTTCTTTCTATAAGTTAGTAAGCTGGTACGATAATGAATTCGGTTACTCCAACAAGTTAGTTGACCTAGCAGAAAAAGTTAACTCTCTGTAA